From Luteolibacter arcticus, one genomic window encodes:
- a CDS encoding DNA repair ATPase — protein sequence MSEEPPKPDQLEGGAYEVIRARLDKHAATLRSGLDALNAERLEVFGGVETALLATERVSTEHNCVARDLVAIGKRRFLFGYNIQFGLKQTTDIKDVFAAYEFSIEARTFTALPVEEVLADPRFAEDFAYLFKYYREAVFLKFMIIGPHLYLVMRAGKSIDDIKAFKWRFSSDGTLEYIGNRFDHECVFPAQQEFQWQRAHRGMHRPGMHPHISIEDRVFVETVGGDLTVKVEDNTASGQGIYSEPVTESDQTLDDAEIFYATVGSLILLKILPYRESMHRHLVFNEKTKTVHRIDAIGDSCVLLPDDHGLIFANGYLLQSGEVKTFDHGLLDMRFERKVPSSNGEDVLYSFYNRAAGDYVLLSYNRIQQSVETPIVCSGYSLFGDGQLVLFRGDGEPQKHHALQIWQTPYLDDETSTAAATNKESFLYKIGNPELVRGMAEARELLTLLNKDDSFAGLYLDIVKRAGDLLDAYFWLDRVECQSLAPPVREIKKAGETAIGEFEKVQKLRSLATERTSAVRTAVEKLVRETQTSPPDALQGFVHQLAGLRKLRGEIISLRDVRYTDVAVVAAFEKEVVETTDAVSARTVDFLLGEDSLKSYAASIDTQEAALAKIAKVTEADEVATALDQAAAELEMLIEIVGGLKIADATQTTAIIERISSLYARLNGTRGSLRNKRRELARGEGEAQFAAQMKLLSQALANYLDLCDTPEKCDESLTRLMVQVEELEGKFAEFDEYIEQIATRREEIYDAFEGRRTQLVEARGKRAGAFFKSAERILAGIRNRVLAFSEVEQIHSYFATDPMIEKVRDLIGQLQALGDSVKADDLQTRLKTLREDGVRQLKDKKDLYVDGENVIRFGKNSFNVNTQPLEMTIVPHEDAMAFHLTGTKFFEPITDPEFLATRDAWDLEVPSESPRVARVEYLVWQFLRHGGASGDLLASVQAFMQPRYAEGYTKGIHDEDAAKILEKMLPIHAEAGLLRFGPRDRAAAVLFWESWDDPAKNRLAGQFASYGKRRSLFAGGDETETWKSRLAEAFGKWSADHGLFADVVSSKVADYLSEELASGGPFLVSAAASELSRHFHQALVAKRAESVFKELLGDQESPSFVRYEIARDWLAGFAANHPEALADTPAELLSAVIDEAAVHFARGGFEQRAVKSVPLSLRAEGLRSSHPRIADAALEIHYSEFLDRLEKHERTDAAAFRALAERKSHLTGIKRQAMRLDEFKPKVMSSFVRNRLIDEVYLPLIGDNLAKQLGTAGANTRTDRMGMLLLISPPGYGKTTIMEYVANRLGLTFVKINGPALGHRVLSLDPAEAPNASARMEVERANLALEMGDNVMLYLDDIQHTDPEFLQKFISLCDAQRKIEGVWKGQARTYDLRGRKVAVVMAGNPYTESGGKFQIPDMLANRADTYNLGDILGGHEAAFKGSYIENSLTSNATLSKLASRSQKDVLMLIRVAETGSRDGADFEGNYTPAEIEEMLAVVKHLLSVRDTILRVNLQYIKSAAQEDAYRTEPSFKLQGSYRNMSRIAEKVLPLMTPEEVRQIVIDHYRSESQNLTTAAEANLLKFYEMEGLLDEAQATRWEQIKKEFNRRKLLGAGGENDPVARVVAQLSQFNDGLDAIKDGISQAGERYAAPQSLADQTLGQLRTLIEGLRAVPVQVDIKVVPVQDERNSIESLDASEKPPLAFDPDVRQG from the coding sequence ATGTCCGAAGAACCCCCTAAACCCGACCAGCTCGAAGGCGGCGCGTATGAAGTCATCCGCGCCCGGCTGGACAAGCATGCCGCCACGCTGCGGAGCGGGCTCGATGCGCTGAATGCCGAACGCCTGGAGGTATTCGGCGGCGTCGAGACCGCGCTGCTCGCGACCGAGCGCGTGTCCACCGAGCACAACTGTGTCGCCCGCGATCTGGTTGCGATCGGCAAGCGCCGCTTCCTGTTCGGCTACAACATCCAGTTCGGCCTCAAGCAGACGACCGACATCAAGGACGTCTTCGCGGCCTACGAGTTCAGCATTGAGGCGCGTACCTTCACGGCGCTCCCGGTGGAGGAGGTGCTGGCCGACCCGCGCTTCGCGGAGGATTTCGCGTACCTCTTCAAGTACTACCGCGAGGCCGTCTTCCTGAAGTTCATGATCATCGGCCCGCACCTGTATCTGGTGATGCGGGCCGGCAAGTCGATCGATGATATCAAGGCCTTCAAGTGGCGCTTCTCCAGCGATGGCACGCTTGAGTACATCGGGAATCGCTTCGATCACGAGTGCGTCTTTCCCGCGCAGCAGGAGTTCCAGTGGCAGCGCGCCCACCGCGGCATGCACCGCCCCGGCATGCACCCGCACATTTCGATCGAGGACCGCGTCTTCGTCGAAACGGTTGGCGGCGACCTGACGGTGAAGGTTGAGGACAACACCGCCAGCGGCCAAGGCATCTACTCCGAGCCCGTCACGGAGAGCGACCAGACGCTCGATGACGCGGAGATCTTCTACGCCACCGTCGGCTCGCTGATCCTCCTGAAGATTCTGCCGTATCGCGAAAGCATGCATCGCCATCTGGTCTTCAATGAGAAGACCAAGACGGTGCATCGCATCGATGCCATCGGTGATTCGTGTGTGCTGCTGCCCGATGATCACGGCCTGATCTTCGCCAATGGCTACCTGCTGCAGAGCGGCGAGGTGAAGACCTTCGATCATGGTCTGTTAGACATGCGCTTCGAGCGCAAGGTTCCCAGCTCGAATGGCGAGGACGTCCTTTACTCCTTCTACAATCGCGCGGCGGGCGACTACGTCCTGCTTTCCTACAACCGCATCCAGCAGTCGGTGGAAACGCCGATCGTCTGCTCCGGCTACTCGCTCTTCGGCGATGGCCAGCTCGTGCTGTTCCGTGGCGATGGCGAGCCGCAGAAGCATCACGCGCTGCAGATCTGGCAGACGCCGTACTTGGACGACGAGACGAGCACCGCCGCCGCGACTAACAAGGAGTCCTTCCTCTACAAGATCGGCAATCCCGAGCTGGTCCGCGGCATGGCGGAGGCGCGCGAGCTGCTGACCTTACTGAACAAGGACGACTCCTTCGCCGGGCTCTACCTCGACATCGTCAAGCGCGCCGGTGACTTGCTCGATGCCTACTTCTGGCTCGACCGCGTCGAGTGCCAGTCGCTCGCGCCACCGGTCCGCGAGATCAAGAAGGCCGGTGAAACGGCCATCGGTGAATTCGAGAAAGTCCAGAAGCTGCGATCACTCGCGACCGAGCGCACGTCGGCCGTCCGTACGGCGGTTGAGAAGCTGGTCCGCGAGACGCAGACCTCGCCGCCGGATGCACTTCAGGGTTTCGTCCATCAGCTCGCAGGGCTTCGCAAATTGCGAGGGGAGATCATCTCCTTGCGCGATGTCCGCTACACCGATGTCGCGGTCGTTGCCGCGTTCGAGAAGGAGGTCGTCGAGACCACCGATGCCGTTTCGGCGCGGACCGTCGATTTCCTGTTAGGCGAGGATTCGCTGAAGTCCTACGCCGCGTCGATCGACACGCAGGAGGCTGCGCTGGCGAAGATCGCGAAGGTCACCGAGGCCGATGAAGTCGCGACCGCGCTCGACCAAGCCGCGGCCGAGTTGGAGATGCTGATCGAGATTGTGGGTGGCTTGAAGATCGCCGACGCGACGCAGACCACCGCGATCATCGAGCGGATCTCTTCGCTCTACGCGCGCCTCAATGGCACCCGCGGGTCGCTGCGCAACAAGCGCCGGGAGCTCGCCCGTGGTGAAGGCGAGGCTCAATTCGCGGCGCAGATGAAGCTGCTGTCGCAGGCGCTGGCGAACTACCTCGACCTCTGCGATACGCCGGAGAAGTGCGATGAATCGCTCACCCGCCTAATGGTGCAGGTCGAGGAGCTCGAAGGAAAGTTCGCCGAGTTCGACGAGTACATCGAGCAGATCGCCACCCGTCGCGAGGAGATCTACGATGCCTTCGAGGGCCGTCGCACCCAGCTCGTCGAGGCCCGCGGCAAGCGGGCGGGGGCCTTCTTCAAGTCCGCCGAGCGCATCCTCGCTGGCATCCGGAACCGCGTCCTCGCCTTCAGCGAGGTGGAGCAGATCCACTCGTACTTCGCGACCGATCCAATGATCGAGAAGGTCCGCGACCTGATCGGCCAGCTCCAGGCGCTGGGCGACTCGGTCAAGGCGGACGACTTGCAGACCCGCCTCAAGACCCTGCGCGAGGACGGCGTACGGCAGCTCAAGGACAAGAAGGATCTCTATGTCGATGGCGAGAACGTCATCCGCTTCGGCAAGAATAGCTTCAACGTCAACACGCAGCCGCTTGAGATGACCATCGTGCCCCATGAGGACGCGATGGCTTTCCATCTAACAGGAACCAAGTTCTTCGAGCCGATCACCGATCCGGAGTTCCTCGCCACGCGCGATGCGTGGGACTTGGAAGTGCCGAGCGAAAGTCCGCGCGTCGCCCGCGTGGAGTATCTCGTCTGGCAGTTCCTCCGCCACGGCGGCGCATCGGGCGATTTGCTAGCGAGCGTGCAGGCCTTCATGCAGCCCCGTTATGCCGAGGGCTACACCAAGGGCATCCACGATGAGGACGCCGCGAAGATTCTTGAGAAGATGCTGCCCATCCATGCCGAGGCCGGCTTGCTGCGCTTCGGTCCGCGCGACCGTGCGGCGGCGGTGCTGTTCTGGGAGTCCTGGGACGATCCTGCGAAGAACCGGCTCGCGGGGCAATTCGCGTCCTACGGCAAACGTCGTAGTTTGTTCGCCGGTGGCGATGAGACGGAGACGTGGAAGAGCCGCCTGGCGGAAGCGTTTGGGAAATGGAGCGCCGATCACGGACTGTTCGCCGACGTGGTATCCAGCAAGGTCGCCGACTATCTTTCCGAGGAACTCGCGAGCGGAGGTCCTTTCCTCGTTTCCGCCGCCGCTTCCGAGTTGAGCCGGCATTTCCACCAGGCCTTGGTGGCAAAGCGGGCGGAGAGTGTTTTCAAGGAACTGCTGGGCGATCAGGAAAGCCCGTCCTTCGTCCGCTATGAGATCGCCCGCGACTGGCTGGCGGGCTTCGCGGCGAATCATCCGGAAGCCTTGGCAGACACCCCCGCCGAGTTGCTGTCCGCGGTGATCGATGAGGCGGCGGTCCATTTCGCCCGCGGCGGCTTCGAGCAACGCGCGGTGAAGTCCGTGCCGCTGTCGTTGCGTGCAGAGGGCCTGCGCTCCAGCCATCCGCGGATCGCGGATGCGGCGCTGGAGATTCACTACAGCGAATTCCTCGATCGTCTGGAGAAGCACGAGCGCACGGATGCCGCGGCCTTTCGCGCCCTCGCCGAGCGCAAGTCGCACCTCACCGGCATCAAGCGGCAGGCCATGCGGCTGGATGAGTTCAAGCCGAAGGTGATGAGTTCCTTCGTCCGCAACCGCCTGATCGATGAGGTCTATCTGCCGCTGATCGGCGACAATCTCGCCAAGCAGCTCGGCACCGCCGGTGCGAACACGCGCACCGACCGCATGGGTATGCTGCTGCTCATCTCGCCGCCCGGCTATGGCAAGACGACCATCATGGAGTACGTGGCGAATCGTCTCGGCCTCACCTTCGTGAAGATCAATGGCCCCGCGCTCGGACATCGCGTGCTCTCGCTCGATCCCGCTGAAGCGCCGAATGCCTCCGCGCGCATGGAAGTCGAGCGCGCCAACCTCGCGCTGGAGATGGGCGACAATGTGATGCTCTACCTCGACGACATCCAGCACACCGATCCCGAGTTCCTGCAAAAGTTCATCAGCCTCTGCGACGCCCAGCGGAAGATCGAGGGAGTGTGGAAGGGCCAGGCGCGGACCTACGATCTTCGTGGTCGGAAGGTCGCCGTCGTCATGGCGGGCAATCCTTACACCGAGAGCGGCGGCAAGTTCCAGATCCCGGACATGCTCGCCAACCGCGCCGACACCTACAACCTCGGCGACATCCTCGGCGGCCACGAGGCGGCATTCAAGGGGAGCTACATCGAGAACTCGCTGACTTCGAATGCCACGCTGTCCAAGCTCGCCAGCCGCTCGCAAAAGGACGTGCTGATGCTCATCCGCGTCGCCGAAACCGGCAGCCGCGATGGCGCCGATTTCGAGGGCAACTACACGCCCGCCGAGATCGAGGAAATGCTCGCGGTGGTGAAGCACCTGCTTTCCGTGCGCGACACCATCCTGCGCGTGAACCTGCAGTACATCAAGAGCGCCGCGCAGGAGGACGCCTACCGCACCGAGCCGTCCTTCAAGCTGCAGGGCTCCTACCGCAACATGAGCCGCATCGCGGAGAAAGTGCTGCCGCTCATGACGCCGGAGGAAGTCCGGCAGATCGTCATCGATCACTACCGCAGCGAGTCGCAGAACCTCACCACCGCCGCCGAGGCGAACCTGCTGAAGTTCTACGAAATGGAAGGCTTGCTCGATGAAGCGCAAGCCACGCGCTGGGAGCAGATCAAGAAGGAGTTCAACAGGCGCAAGCTCCTCGGTGCCGGCGGCGAGAACGACCCTGTCGCCCGCGTGGTCGCGCAGCTCTCCCAATTCAATGACGGCCTCGACGCGATCAAGGACGGTATCTCACAAGCCGGCGAACGCTACGCCGCCCCGCAATCGCTCGCCGACCAGACCCTCGGTCAGCTCCGCACCCTCATCGAAGGCCTCCGCGCCGTGCCCGTCCAAGTGGACATCAAGGTCGTGCCCGTGCAGGACGAGCGGAACAGCATCGAAAGCCTCGACGCCTCCGAAAAGCCACCCCTCGCCTTCGACCCGGACGTGAGGCAGGGGTGA